A genomic segment from Williamwhitmania sp. encodes:
- a CDS encoding tetratricopeptide repeat protein translates to MSKQKSNSTEENIVKIEETLSKTEQFIETHYKSFLYGLAGIALIVGLFLGYKYLILAPKEKEAQKQIYQAQQYFERDSFKLALNGDGNAFGFNQIIGNFGSTKTGNLAKYYAGMCNLHLGNFQAAIDLLKGYDGNDMIVGPEAVIGIGDAYVELNKLDEGAKYYRKAADLNDNDFTAPTALMKAGGVYEALGKYKDAVEVYKIIKDKYSKTTEARDIDKYIARATMKMGN, encoded by the coding sequence ATGTCAAAACAGAAAAGCAATTCTACAGAGGAAAATATCGTGAAAATCGAGGAAACTCTTTCCAAAACTGAACAGTTCATTGAAACACACTACAAAAGTTTTCTCTACGGTCTCGCAGGGATTGCTTTGATTGTTGGATTGTTCCTCGGCTACAAGTATCTAATTTTGGCCCCAAAGGAAAAGGAGGCCCAGAAGCAAATTTATCAGGCCCAGCAATACTTTGAGCGCGACTCTTTCAAACTCGCTTTAAATGGCGATGGAAACGCATTCGGGTTTAACCAGATTATTGGCAACTTTGGTTCAACGAAGACTGGCAATTTAGCCAAGTACTATGCAGGCATGTGCAACCTCCACCTTGGCAACTTTCAGGCTGCAATCGATCTGCTTAAAGGCTACGATGGAAACGACATGATAGTTGGCCCCGAAGCAGTGATTGGGATTGGTGATGCATACGTTGAGTTGAATAAACTTGACGAAGGTGCAAAATACTACCGGAAGGCTGCCGACCTGAATGACAATGATTTTACCGCTCCTACTGCACTCATGAAGGCAGGAGGCGTATACGAGGCTCTGGGAAAATATAAGGATGCCGTTGAGGTCTACAAAATTATTAAGGACAAATACAGTAAGACAACGGAAGCTCGAGATATAGACAAATATATTGCTCGTGCTACTATGAAAATGGGAAATTAA
- the ribH gene encoding 6,7-dimethyl-8-ribityllumazine synthase, translated as MATAQKNLSKFEGSPIPSAADMKVGIVVSEWNSEITEALSQGAYNTLLKHGAKKENIVRVTVPGTFELTLGAQLMAESADVDAVICLGCVIQGETRHFDFICQGVTQGITTLNMEYNMPFIFGVLTTDTQEQARERAGGKHGNKGDEAAVTAIKMVNLQRNLEDFSEA; from the coding sequence ATGGCCACAGCACAAAAAAATTTATCCAAATTCGAGGGAAGTCCAATCCCCTCTGCCGCCGATATGAAGGTTGGCATCGTAGTTAGCGAATGGAATTCAGAAATTACGGAAGCACTCAGTCAGGGGGCCTACAACACCCTACTGAAACATGGTGCAAAGAAGGAAAACATCGTTAGAGTTACTGTACCTGGCACCTTTGAACTCACCCTAGGGGCACAGCTAATGGCCGAGAGTGCCGATGTTGATGCAGTTATCTGCCTCGGATGCGTAATTCAAGGTGAAACCCGCCATTTTGACTTCATTTGTCAAGGGGTAACGCAGGGTATTACCACCCTCAACATGGAGTATAACATGCCATTCATCTTTGGCGTGCTTACCACCGACACGCAGGAGCAAGCAAGGGAAAGAGCTGGTGGAAAGCATGGTAATAAGGGTGACGAAGCTGCTGTAACTGCCATTAA